In Kocuria turfanensis, a single genomic region encodes these proteins:
- a CDS encoding NfeD family protein, giving the protein METRAHALAKAQERSGPIMWEWLVENAWLFWLLAMIVLAAIEMLTLDFVFLMMSAASLLAFGLSWVTDNFVVQVVAFALAAVLLIFLVRPIALRRINRSTPGTVSNAARLIGLPCQVLDPVTARSGLVRLEGDTWSARSVTGEQLPVGTDVYVHEIEGATVLVAPHPAPTADGRPEPRPSF; this is encoded by the coding sequence ATGGAGACCAGGGCGCACGCCCTGGCGAAGGCGCAGGAGAGGTCGGGACCGATCATGTGGGAATGGCTCGTCGAGAACGCGTGGCTGTTCTGGTTGCTGGCGATGATCGTGCTGGCCGCGATCGAGATGCTGACCCTGGACTTCGTGTTCCTCATGATGTCCGCGGCGTCCCTGCTGGCCTTCGGCCTGAGCTGGGTGACGGACAACTTCGTGGTCCAGGTGGTGGCCTTCGCCCTCGCCGCGGTCCTGCTCATCTTCCTCGTCCGGCCCATCGCCCTGCGCCGGATCAACCGGTCCACCCCCGGGACCGTGTCCAACGCGGCCCGGCTCATCGGCCTGCCCTGCCAGGTCCTCGACCCCGTCACCGCCCGCAGCGGGCTGGTGCGCCTGGAGGGCGACACCTGGAGCGCCCGCTCGGTCACCGGCGAGCAGCTGCCGGTGGGCACCGACGTCTACGTCCACGAGATCGAGGGCGCGACCGTCCTGGTGGCCCCCCACCCCGCCCCGACCGCCGACGGCCGGCCCGAGCCGCGCCCGTCCTTCTGA
- a CDS encoding alanine racemase — MSTTDIRGQRLVTSLVGLSVLVLAGCGQDGGSSPDAPPASASGSVALSPTHGELTGGNLVLADTGEDTDGPITARFGETEVECPFDERSARHACTAPSSGTPGTVEVSFAAGGNGIGEKTAYTYTTQGTQDIPVLTVDTETVRRNAEEIRADFPQDVQLGAVLKNGEPVDVFGKVIEDAADVEYLFVPKLDDAIALREAGVQARIAVLYAAQVEDIPLLVHYDVEVPATDPAWVDAAEQVLATTGGTLKVHLWVDTGMGREGVVPEEAVPLARAVEDASHLELAGIATHFSTITAEDAQAIERNDTTNTTVAQKNRFDGAVAAIRDAGLGQDALIHAGASDVLDNGIEALYYDLLRVGGMFFSSSPPESSVYSWTTELSQVKTLPEGWCIDYGCTDPTTSPKKVGLIHHIPSRENELAYTVGGKQVPVLLDHGTVVTLDLSEVPGAAAGDEVVIDFSAEAFHLLDATAPLPVTTTGG; from the coding sequence ATGAGCACGACGGACATCCGCGGACAACGGCTGGTGACGTCCCTCGTGGGACTGTCCGTGCTCGTCCTGGCGGGCTGCGGCCAGGACGGCGGCTCCTCGCCGGACGCGCCCCCCGCGAGCGCCTCCGGGTCGGTCGCCCTCTCCCCCACGCACGGCGAGCTCACCGGCGGCAACCTGGTCCTGGCCGACACCGGCGAGGACACCGACGGGCCGATCACCGCCCGGTTCGGCGAGACCGAGGTCGAGTGCCCGTTCGACGAGCGGTCCGCCCGCCACGCCTGCACGGCTCCGTCGTCCGGCACGCCCGGCACGGTGGAGGTCTCCTTCGCCGCCGGCGGGAACGGGATCGGGGAGAAGACCGCCTACACCTACACGACGCAGGGCACCCAGGACATCCCCGTGCTGACGGTCGACACGGAGACCGTGCGGCGCAACGCCGAGGAGATCCGGGCCGACTTCCCGCAGGACGTCCAGCTGGGGGCGGTGCTCAAGAACGGCGAGCCCGTGGACGTGTTCGGGAAGGTCATCGAGGACGCGGCCGACGTCGAGTACCTCTTCGTGCCGAAGCTCGACGACGCCATCGCCCTGCGAGAGGCCGGTGTGCAGGCGAGGATCGCCGTGCTCTACGCCGCCCAGGTCGAGGACATCCCGCTGCTGGTGCACTACGACGTGGAGGTGCCCGCCACCGATCCCGCGTGGGTCGACGCGGCGGAGCAGGTGCTGGCCACCACGGGCGGGACGTTGAAGGTGCACCTGTGGGTGGACACCGGCATGGGGCGCGAGGGCGTGGTGCCCGAGGAGGCGGTCCCCCTGGCGCGGGCCGTCGAGGACGCCTCGCACCTGGAGCTCGCGGGGATCGCCACGCACTTCTCCACGATCACCGCCGAGGACGCCCAGGCCATCGAGCGCAACGACACCACCAACACGACCGTGGCCCAGAAGAACCGCTTCGACGGCGCCGTGGCCGCGATCCGTGACGCCGGCCTTGGCCAGGACGCGCTGATCCACGCGGGGGCCAGCGACGTCCTCGACAACGGCATCGAGGCCCTGTACTACGACCTGCTGCGGGTCGGCGGGATGTTCTTCAGCAGCAGCCCGCCGGAGAGCAGCGTGTACTCCTGGACGACGGAGCTGAGCCAGGTCAAGACGCTCCCGGAGGGCTGGTGCATCGACTACGGGTGCACCGATCCGACCACGTCGCCGAAGAAGGTGGGGCTGATCCACCACATCCCGTCCCGGGAGAACGAGCTGGCCTACACCGTGGGCGGCAAGCAGGTCCCGGTGCTGCTCGACCACGGCACGGTCGTGACCCTGGACCTCTCGGAGGTCCCGGGCGCCGCGGCGGGCGACGAGGTGGTCATCGACTTCAGTGCCGAGGCCTTCCACCTGCTCGACGCGACCGCGCCGCTGCCGGTGACCACCACCGGCGGGTGA